The proteins below are encoded in one region of Scyliorhinus torazame isolate Kashiwa2021f chromosome 16, sScyTor2.1, whole genome shotgun sequence:
- the foxi1 gene encoding forkhead box protein I1 encodes MSAFGQQSNAQPAPLQHPNAQDILDMAVYCDNFSVYPPNLHHHHPQRPSPHPPSYGLPDYTSPTSNPYLWLNGPAINSSAYLAGTIPSGYGTSQRQFLAPPAGYGGTELGWLSLPSQQELFKMVRPPYSYSALIAMAIQNAADKKLTLSHIYQYVAQNFPFYKKSKAGWQNSIRHNLSLNDCFKKVPRDEDDPGKGNYWTLDPNCEKMFDNGNFRRKRKRRSDTPGAGGLSDKTEETNIKVSDSASVLLGSASPEVEHVPGIAGDSKRSPSPSIQSSPCFSNFVSNMSSMMSASNGMNRPLASGALLGDLSQARQNLPGLNSYSPSQNSVHNTVHFHNQLNYYQSAVSAQQSGLNSSLCNNFSVNNLIHSREGPEV; translated from the exons ATGAGCGCCTTTGGACAACAGTCTAATGCtcagcctgcccctctgcagcacccCAACGCGCAGGATATCCTGGACATGGCCGTGTACTGCGACAACTTCAGTGTGTATCCTCCaaacctccaccaccatcacccccagagACCCTCTCCCCACCCGCCGAGCTATGGGCTGCCTGACTACACCTCCCCGACCTCCAACCCTTACCTTTGGCTCAACGGACCGGCCATTAACTCCTCTGCTTACCTGGCCGGCACCATCCCGTCCGGTTACGGGACGAGCCAGCGGCAGTTCCTGGCCCCCCCCGCGGGCTATGGGGGCaccgagctgggctggctgtccctCCCCAGCCAGCAGGAGCTGTTCAAAATGGTTCGCCCTCCCTACTCGTATTCGGCGCTCATCGCCATGGCGATCCAGAACGCGGCGGACAAGAAGCTGACCCTGAGTCATATCTACCAGTATGTGGCTCAGAACTTCCCCTTCTACAAGAAGAGCAAAGCGGGCTGGCAAAACTCCATTCGCCACAACCTCTCCCTCAACGACTGTTTCAAGAAAGTGCCCAGGGACGAGGACGACCCAG GTAAAGGTAACTATTGGACTCTGGATCCCAATTGTGAGAAGATGTTCGACAATGGGAACTTCAGGAGGAAAAGGAAGCGCAGGTCGGACACTCCAGGAGCCGGCGGCCTGAGCGACAAGACCGAGGAGACAAACATCAAAGTTTCCGACTCAGCCAGTGTCCTCCTGGGCTCTGCTTCTCCTGAAGTGGAGCACGTCCCCGGCATCGCGGGTGATTCCAAACGCTCGCCTTCACCAAGCATCCAATCCAGCCCCTGCTTCAGCAACTTTGTGTCCAACATGAGCTCGATGATGAGCGCCAGCAATGGGATGAACAGGCCGCTTGCCTCTGGGGCCCTGCTGGGAGATTTGTCACAAGCCAGGCAAAATCTCCCCGGACTCAATTCTTACTCACCTTCCCAGAACTCAGTGCATAACACGGTCCACTTCCACAACCAATTGAACTATTATCAGTCTGCAGTGTCAGCTCAGCAAAGCGGCCTGAACTCTTCTTTGTGCAACAACTTCAGCGTCAACAATCTGATCCACAGCAGGGAAGGCCCAGAGGTTTAA